A section of the Cololabis saira isolate AMF1-May2022 chromosome 6, fColSai1.1, whole genome shotgun sequence genome encodes:
- the rprma gene encoding protein reprimo A, which translates to MNNTGFNQTESGLLNKTEEFFCCNFSSVVTDNGFVAAAPDERSLFIMRVVQIAVMCVLSLTVVFGIFFLGCNLLIKSEGMINFLVTDRRPSKETEAVIVGAY; encoded by the coding sequence ATGAATAACACCGGGTTCAACCAGACGGAGAGCGGACTACTCAACAAGACCGAGGAGTTTTTTTGCTGCAACTTTTCCTCCGTGGTGACTGATAACGGCTTTGTGGCCGCGGCTCCGGATGAGAGGAGCCTCTTCATCATGAGGGTGGTCCAGATAGCCGTCATGTGCGTTTTGTCCCTCACGGTGGTCTTTGGCATCTTTTTCCTGGGCTGCAACCTTCTCATAAAGTCGGAGGGCATGATCAACTTTTTGGTAACGGATAGAAGACCGTCTAAAGAAACGGAGGCGGTGATTGTTGGAGCCTACTGA